A window from Gossypium raimondii isolate GPD5lz chromosome 7, ASM2569854v1, whole genome shotgun sequence encodes these proteins:
- the LOC128031875 gene encoding uncharacterized protein LOC128031875, with the protein MNEESNQQHHQRVHRNDGNPAVQSRRLTSTASSSSSSSKTSVHVTALDGLVNVNSLFTVAVFVGLSLTTPGQHSLENRAPCDAGVDVAKKLLVFEVVSFSFFLFSSLVAQGLKLAINLLNSKDVDEAFRAHINLKVLRFGMMGSAVGSVMGCLFLMLSMVNVIEIRLGLLSCGSKSSVHAAAALVVLVSLALLVYISTAVYAFLH; encoded by the exons ATGAACGAGGA GTCCAACCAGCAGCACCACCAAAGGGTTCACCGAAACGACGGCAACCCCGCGGTCCAGTCCAGAAGGCTAACGTCCACAGCCTCTTCTTCTTCGTCATCATCAAAAACAAGCGTCCACGTTACAGCCTTAGACGGTCTAGTCAACGTCAATTCCCTCTTCACCGTAGCTGTCTTCGTCGGCCTTTCTTTGACAACCCCAGGTCAACACAGTCTCGAGAACCGAGCACCATGCGACGCCGGCGTCGATGTCGCAAAAAAGCTCTTGGTCTTCGAAGTTGTCTCTTTCAGCTTCTTCCTTTTCTCGTCGTTGGTGGCGCAAGGACTGAAACTGGCCATCAATTTGTTGAACAGTAAAGACGTCGACGAAGCGTTCAGGGCGCACATTAACCTTAAAGTTTTGAGGTTCGGGATGATGGGCTCCGCTGTCGGGTCCGTCATGGGGTGTTTGTTTTTGATGCTGTCGATGGTGAATGTGATTGAGATACGGTTGGGGCTGTTGTCTTGTGGGAGCAAATCTTCGGTTCATGCGGCGGCGGCGCTGGTTGTGCTGGTTTCTTTGGCTCTGTTGGTTTATATTTCCACGGCGGTTTACGCTTTCTTGCATTGA